In the genome of Magnolia sinica isolate HGM2019 chromosome 2, MsV1, whole genome shotgun sequence, one region contains:
- the LOC131227420 gene encoding L-gulonolactone oxidase 2-like, with translation MAVALVAIWTHIDVSASPPGPVIECTSGNSNCTVTNGYGSFPDWTTCQVASVAYPANESELLVVVSNASMNKQKMKAVSVYSHSIPKLSCPGGPSGAGLAISTMRLNHVVSVDSTLMRMTVESGITLRALIDAAAQIGLAVPPSPYWLGVTLGGLTSTGSHGSSLFGKGSAVHEYVVGMRLVVPSNESINGYYARIVDLGEDDPDLLAAKVSLGVLGVISQASGVAAESFGLRKHFACVNVEHVCKICLDRIHWNLDPSSSVGRVAIASLLNGVEK, from the exons ATGGCAGTGGCCTTAGTGGCCAtttggacccacattgatgtgtcCGCCTCCCCACCAGGCCCGGTCATCGAGTGTACGTCCGGGAACAGCAATTGCACCGTGACCAACGGCTATGGTTCTTTCCCTGACTGGACCACCTGCCAAGTGGCCTCGGTCGCATATCCAGCCAACGAGAGCGAACTGCTCGTCGTAGTCTCAAATGCATCAATGAACAAGCAAAAGATGAAAGCGGTCAGCGTCTACTCCCACAGCATCCCCAAGCTATCGTGCCCAGGCGGCCCCAGTGGAGCTGGTCTGGCCATAAGCACCATGCGGTTGAACCACGTGGTGAGCGTGGACTCGACCCTCATGCGCATGACCGTGGAGAGTGGGATCACCCTGCGTGCGCTCATCGATGCCGCAGCTCAGATTGGCCTGGCGGTCCCACCTTCACCCTATTGGCTAGGTGTGACCTTGGGTGGCTTGACAAGCACGGGGTCGCATGGAAGCTCGCTTTTTGGGAAGGGCTCAGCCGTGCATGAGTATGTTGTGGGGATGAGGCTCGTTGTACCGAGTAATGAGTCCATCAACGGCTATTATGCAAGGATCGTAGACCTTGGAGAAGATGATCCAGACCTTTTAGCAGCCAAAGTTTCTCTGGGTGTTCTAGGCGTCATTTCTCAG GCAAGTGGCGTTGCAGCTGAGTCTTTCGGTCTACGCAAGCATTTTGCCTGTGTCAATGTggaacacgtgtgcaagatctgtCTCGATCGGATCCATTGGAATCTTGACCCTTCCTCATCAGTTGGAAGAGTGGCAATAGCTTCTCTACTAAATGGGGTAGAAAAATAG
- the LOC131230441 gene encoding probable truncated L-gulonolactone oxidase 7, mitochondrial, whose product MFKRSITNRVLPDTAFESTIATFGATTEFGDLTWYPSQARVVYRDDIRVPISTDGNGENDFTGFRSQLSLLILATRGIEVAFEATENSDGKCVQSSVQVTTLLETGMGLKNDPESILEFTGYPVIGNHSKVQAAGSCLNGNDDGLFTACGWDPRIQGLFFYQMAFSIPLTNVTNFFTDVKELRDMYPTALCGTELYSGFLMRFVRNSTAYLGKVDDSLDIDITYYRSHTPATPRLNEDVLEEIEQMALFKYNGLPHWGKNRNIGFLGARAKYGSKGDMFVAAMAKYDPDGLFSSEWTDGILGLRGATVVIESKGCALDGLCVCSLDEHCAPDEGYYCRPGVVYTEARVCRRINVS is encoded by the exons ATGTTCAAACGGTCCATCACCAATAGGGTCTTGCCAGATACTGCTTTTGAGTCCACCATTGCTACGTTTGGCGCGACCACCGAATTCGGTGACCTAACTTGGTATCCTTCACAAGCTAGGGTGGTATATAGAGACGATATCCGTGTTCCCATAAGCACGGATGGAAATGGCGAGAATGATTTCACAGGGTTCAGATCACAGCTATCACTGCTCATCCTGGCCACTCGCGGAATAG AAGTAGCATTTGAGGCAACCGAAAATTCTGACGGTAAATGCGTGCAGTCCAGCGTCCAAGTTACGACGTTACTTGAGACAGGCATGGGCCTGAAGAACGACCCCGAAAGCATTTTGGAATTCACAGGTTATCCAGTGATAGGAAATCATAGCAAGGTGCAAGCTGCAG GGTCATGTCTTAACGGTAATGATGATGGGTTGTTCACAGCTTGTGGGTGGGACCCAAGAATCCAAGGGCTCTTCTTTTATCAAATGGCCTTTAGTATACCCTTAACCAATGTGACTAACTTCTTCACTGATGTGAAGGAACTAAGAGACATGTACCCTACAGCTCTCTGTGGCACTGAATTGTACAGTGGATTCTTGATGAGATTCGTCCGAAACTCAACGGCCTATCTTGGGAAGGTTGATGACTCTCTTGATATTGACATAACCTATTACAGATCTCACACTCCTGCCACTCCTCGGCTTAATGAAGATGTCTTGGAAGAGATTGAGCAAATGGCATTGTTCAAATACAATGGATTGCCTCATTGGGGGAAGAACAGAAACATTGGGTTTCTAGGAGCAAGAGCTAAGTATGGGTCTAAAGGAGACATGTTTGTGGCTGCAATGGCCAAGTATGATCCTGATGGGTTGTTTTCTTCCGAATGGACGGATGGGATCTTGGGTTTACGTGGGGCTACGGTGGTGATTGAAAGTAAGGgttgtgcacttgatggattGTGTGTATGCTCCCTTGATGAACATTGTGCCCCAGATGAAGGATACTATTGCCGCCCGGGTGTTGTCTATACAGAAGCTCGAGTGTGTCGGAGGATCAATGTTTCTTAA
- the LOC131227413 gene encoding uncharacterized protein LOC131227413 yields MKRLEIPLDEGELGFRRLQDVIQAFRLKMAWSILFEKNESLWGTFMGAKYISVLHPDDSNRQCCFTSPLWTRIQSQFSLLAPIVQQQLGEGTCLLWSKNWSGLGRLMDVVVTPIPEVLLEMQLLTQLGKFTVSSVRNIYRSPSLPMEWSSHLWSSVLLPKILLLAWRIIRNAVPVDSALQSWGIQLASACVCCGLQNPIQKSVETIPHLFLHSCMAKALWGYVGGIFHIHILPAHSFSLRIEQWKSAFSASGKILVAQKLAPYLICWVVWNARNFVRFVSKSASFPALFAKID; encoded by the exons ATGAAAAGATTGGAAATTCCTCTTGATGAGGGTGAGCTGGGCTTTAGGCGTTTGCAAGATGTAATACAGGCCTTTCGTTTGAAGATGGCTTGGAGTATCCTCTTTGAGAAGAACGAGAGCTTGTGGGGTACTTTCATGGGTGCCAAATACATCTCTGTTTTGCATCCAGATGATTCAAATAGGCAATGCTGCTTTACCTCCCCTCTTTGGACTCGTATTCAGTCCCAATTCTCCCTTTTGGCTCCTATTGTTCAGCAGCAGTTAGGAGAGGGAACTTGTCTCCTGTGGTCAAAGAACTGGTCTGGACTTGGCCGACTTATGGACGTTGTTGTCACTCCCATCCCAGAGGTTTTGTTGGAGATGCAG CTATTGACTCAGTTAGGCAAGTTCACAGTCAGCTCAGTCAGAAACATTTACAGATCTCCCTCTCTGCCTATGGAGTGGTCCAGCCACTTGTGGAGCAGTGTGTTGCTGCCCAAAATCTTATTACTGGCGTGGAGGATCATACGAAATGCAGTCCCGGTCGACAGTGCACTGCAGTCATGGGGCATACAGCTTGCTTCAGCGTGCGTCTGCTGTGGGTTACAGAATCCAATCCAAAAATCTGTCGAGACCATCCCTCATCTCTTTCTCCATAGCTGCATGGCGAAGGCTCTATGGGGTTATGTGGGGGGCATCTTCCACATCCATATCTTGCCAGCTCATTCATTCAGCCTTCGGATTGAGCAGTGGAAAAGCGCTTTCTCTGCTTCAGGAAAGATTTTAGTTGCACAAAAGCTGGCCCCTTACTTAATTTGCTGGGTGGTGTGGAATGCCCGCAATTTTGTGAGGTTTGTTAGCAAATCGGCTTCCTTTCCCGCTCTGTTTGCTAAGATAGACTAG